In Pleurocapsa sp. PCC 7319, the following are encoded in one genomic region:
- a CDS encoding NAD-dependent epimerase/dehydratase family protein encodes MNTHIVTGVAGFIGSHLAETILKQGDGIIGIDQFNDYYDPKLKHQNIVNLQQYPNFKLIQADIQELNWQELLQTVDVVYHQAAQAGVRASWGKNFFNYTARNLNATQVILEAAKQVKSLQRIVYASSSSIYGNAATMPTPETLCPQPVSPYGITKLAGERLCWLYQQNFGVPATALRYFTVYGHRQRPDMAFHKFFKAAINDEPISIYGDGKQTRDYTFVSDAVAANLAAGEIPEAIGEAFNIGGGSRVTLIELLTIMEQVIGRPIRKNYVERAVGDARHTSADISKAKQILGYSPQVSLTEGLTKEWEWIQSIYTS; translated from the coding sequence ATGAATACTCATATTGTTACAGGTGTTGCGGGATTCATTGGCTCTCACTTAGCTGAAACTATACTAAAACAAGGGGATGGCATAATAGGTATCGATCAGTTTAATGATTACTACGATCCTAAACTCAAACACCAAAATATTGTTAATCTTCAACAATATCCCAACTTTAAGTTAATTCAAGCTGATATTCAGGAGTTAAATTGGCAAGAGCTTTTACAGACGGTGGATGTTGTATATCATCAGGCTGCACAGGCAGGAGTTCGAGCTAGTTGGGGGAAGAATTTTTTTAACTATACAGCCAGGAATCTTAATGCTACCCAAGTCATTTTAGAAGCAGCTAAACAAGTGAAGTCATTACAGAGAATTGTCTATGCTTCTAGTTCCTCAATTTATGGCAACGCGGCAACTATGCCTACTCCCGAAACTTTATGTCCTCAACCAGTTTCCCCCTATGGCATTACCAAATTAGCTGGTGAACGTTTATGCTGGCTATACCAGCAAAATTTTGGTGTACCTGCCACAGCATTACGATATTTTACGGTTTATGGACATCGTCAACGTCCTGACATGGCTTTTCACAAGTTTTTTAAAGCAGCTATTAATGATGAACCGATCTCTATCTATGGAGATGGAAAGCAAACCAGAGACTATACTTTTGTTAGTGATGCCGTAGCAGCTAATCTAGCTGCGGGAGAAATACCAGAAGCTATTGGCGAAGCTTTTAATATTGGTGGCGGTAGCAGAGTTACTCTAATTGAGCTCTTAACTATTATGGAGCAAGTTATTGGGCGACCAATTCGTAAAAATTACGTTGAGCGAGCAGTAGGAGATGCCCGTCATACCAGTGCTGATATTTCTAAAGCCAAGCAGATTTTGGGTTATTCTCCCCAAGTGTCTTTAACAGAAGGTTTAACTAAAGAATGGGAGTGGATTCAAAGTATATACACCTCCTAA
- a CDS encoding GNAT family N-acetyltransferase: MLRKILDLDKPLWRETLQQIRHDVYHLPEYVALEAKRTNTSPQAIVITENDSIFFVPYLLRSCEDIVSSTNVQPVFDVISPYGYPGILLNEAAKHNSDFPDLAFKEFKQVLKSQGVCSAFLRLHPILGENFANIFPQNTFQENGKTVSVNLTLDEEKIWAKTRKGHQSTINKCIRLGLTARIVSFADYIDEFISIYEETMDRVKAKGVYYFSRDYFQGLLKLGDKLHLGIVESEGNIVCASLFFESCGIVQAHLGGTKTEFLKQSPFNLLLHHMRLWAKARGNQYLHIGGGVGGKKDNLYTFKSGFSKQRHEFLTLRSVIDNNNYNNLIEFRAQSINKSVEDLKKSQFFPAYRAS; the protein is encoded by the coding sequence ATGCTTAGAAAAATTCTCGATTTAGATAAACCTTTGTGGCGAGAAACGCTACAGCAAATACGTCACGATGTTTATCATTTACCCGAATACGTAGCCTTAGAAGCTAAACGAACTAACACCTCACCACAAGCGATTGTTATAACCGAAAATGATAGTATTTTCTTCGTTCCTTACTTACTTCGTTCCTGTGAAGACATTGTTTCTTCAACAAATGTACAACCCGTGTTTGATGTAATTTCTCCCTATGGCTATCCTGGTATTTTATTAAATGAAGCTGCCAAACACAATTCTGATTTTCCCGATCTAGCCTTCAAAGAATTTAAGCAAGTTTTAAAATCCCAAGGAGTATGTTCGGCTTTTTTAAGATTACATCCTATCTTGGGAGAAAATTTTGCTAATATTTTTCCCCAAAATACTTTTCAAGAAAATGGAAAAACTGTCTCGGTCAACTTAACTTTAGATGAAGAGAAGATTTGGGCAAAAACTCGTAAAGGTCATCAAAGCACCATCAATAAGTGTATTAGATTAGGGTTAACCGCCAGAATAGTTTCATTTGCAGATTACATAGATGAATTTATTTCTATCTACGAAGAAACAATGGATCGGGTTAAAGCCAAAGGAGTCTACTATTTTAGCCGTGACTACTTTCAAGGTTTACTCAAACTAGGAGATAAACTACACTTGGGAATTGTAGAATCTGAAGGAAATATAGTTTGTGCTAGTTTATTTTTTGAATCATGTGGAATCGTTCAAGCCCATCTAGGTGGGACAAAGACCGAATTTCTCAAGCAATCTCCCTTTAACTTGTTGCTACATCATATGCGTTTGTGGGCGAAAGCAAGGGGCAACCAATATTTACATATAGGTGGTGGTGTAGGTGGTAAGAAAGATAATTTATATACCTTTAAATCGGGCTTTTCTAAACAAAGACATGAATTTTTGACCTTAAGATCGGTAATTGATAATAATAACTACAACAATCTGATTGAATTTAGAGCCCAATCGATTAATAAATCTGTAGAAGATTTAAAGAAATCTCAGTTTTTTCCTGCTTATCGTGCAAGCTAA
- a CDS encoding phytanoyl-CoA dioxygenase family protein, translated as MSTESLVSSLSPKQMAFLPTEVDIAFYEEHGWYTTPPILSKAIIDTAIVGSQRYYAGERDFTLPHQTGFVDWKSEESTVLRNNEFVCLQNRELQQLGFESIIAAIAARLARTKQIRMFADSLLCKLPSQKQNRGVVGWHTDKSYWPTCSSNRLLTAWIPFQDCDKSLGPLVMIDRSHKWSESKNLKNFYENNLQELEAYMRSQGRDFVKVPMTLKKGQVSFHNCNTIHGSYLNSSNSKRLALAVHMQDYDNCYQEVLDCQGKPIHIGYDRLCRQLPNGNPDYSDPQFFPLLWTE; from the coding sequence ATGTCAACCGAAAGTTTAGTTTCTAGTTTATCTCCCAAACAAATGGCTTTCTTACCTACCGAAGTCGATATTGCTTTTTACGAGGAGCATGGTTGGTATACTACTCCGCCCATTCTCTCCAAAGCAATAATCGATACAGCAATTGTAGGAAGCCAGAGATATTATGCTGGCGAACGGGATTTTACTTTGCCTCATCAAACAGGATTTGTCGATTGGAAATCTGAAGAAAGTACTGTTTTACGGAACAATGAATTTGTTTGCTTGCAAAATCGAGAATTACAACAGTTAGGATTCGAGTCAATTATTGCTGCGATCGCGGCTCGTTTGGCAAGAACAAAACAGATTCGGATGTTTGCTGATTCTTTACTGTGCAAGCTTCCTTCTCAGAAACAAAATCGAGGAGTGGTAGGCTGGCATACCGATAAATCTTATTGGCCGACCTGTAGTTCCAATCGATTATTAACTGCTTGGATACCTTTTCAAGATTGTGATAAATCTCTCGGTCCATTAGTAATGATTGATCGCAGTCATAAATGGTCCGAAAGCAAAAATCTCAAAAATTTTTATGAAAATAATTTACAGGAATTAGAAGCTTATATGCGATCTCAAGGAAGAGATTTTGTTAAAGTTCCTATGACACTTAAAAAAGGACAAGTTAGCTTCCACAATTGCAACACTATTCATGGCAGTTATCTTAACTCTAGCAATTCTAAACGCTTGGCTTTAGCCGTACATATGCAAGACTACGATAATTGCTACCAAGAGGTATTAGACTGTCAAGGAAAGCCAATTCACATTGGTTATGATCGCCTTTGTCGCCAATTACCTAACGGCAATCCTGACTATAGCGATCCCCAATTTTTTCCTCTACTGTGGACTGAATAA